A portion of the Adhaeribacter radiodurans genome contains these proteins:
- a CDS encoding PAS domain-containing protein, with translation MSDSTAQPPAPSINLGEIFPPEELLSSLLDVSLTGVIFFKPVYNADNSEIIDLAYVMLNKAAQRMLQLPARPGQTFLQLYPHATKTGIFVFYRDTFLSGKPGRYDVNYQHDRLDNYFQLAAQRSGQGLIVSFSDTSDHDRTAVEQALRESQVREREARSDADLQREQLKNIFMQAPAMVCIFEGPNHVFKLVNPAYQQLVGNRSLLGKPIAEAMPELAGQPIFGLLDKVYQTGETFQANEMLVQLDHDNSGGDLGQNYYNFIYQATRNLEGNISGIMVFAYEVTAQVRARRQVEYSHQEVQELNEELQALNEELQTTNEELVATNEEYYNNYAELLDTQQALQQLNEELEARVIDRTIALQAALWETEQQREHLREQQSRLHQILGQVPASIATLEGAEHRYTFFNDSFQALSGNRIQLGRTVAEVFPEVVEQGFIDLLNQVYTTGQPVIGIETPIQLFDPGTGNNEQQYADFIYQPIRNGAGQIQGILAFIVDVTDKVHAQQRADSLQAEVLATTKRQVQEREAFYQVFEQTPASIVLLRGPEHRVDYHNQAYQQLFPGRSMRGRTIAEIQPEAVDQGFVALLDRVYQTGETYYGNELLLTIEEVKNSVKKDRYFNFTYQPYRENNQIAGISVFAYDVTEQVLARREADQQRKILHQLFMEAPAPIVILDGADLVFQLVNPAYQQIFPGRELLGKSLLEALPELKETPIIDIITKVHQSGESFVAQEMPLMLARQHGGPLEQIYTTFTYQARRNSLGEVDGVMAFAYEVTDQVKARQSIEANAQQLQLITDALPVLISYLDREEKYRFVNQAYEAWFQQKPENLLNRPIWEVVGEKAYQGVKSYIDRALAGERLNFEARMPYRDNFTKYIRTSYVPHIREGEVVGFYSMVSDITDQVEAQQAIKESEQQAKSLAEDLATVNSELRQANQQLTRINVDLDNFIYTASHDLKAPILNIEGLVEALLEQLPPTSLQEISVQRTLALILDSVQRFKRTIDHLTEITKLQKENSEEASPVNLAALLNEVQLDLAPIMEAAQAQIVIDISLCPTIRFSEKNLRSIVYNLVSNAIKYHSPDRLPKVRVFCTLTDNYQILSVQDNGLGLDLAQQHKLFAMFKRLHNHVEGTGIGLYMVKKIIENAGGKIQVESKLGEGSTFHVYFVRSL, from the coding sequence ATGTCCGACTCCACTGCCCAACCACCTGCGCCTTCCATCAATTTAGGAGAAATATTTCCGCCCGAAGAATTACTTTCTTCTTTGTTAGACGTATCGCTAACCGGAGTAATTTTTTTTAAGCCGGTATACAACGCAGATAACTCTGAGATTATTGACCTGGCGTATGTTATGCTGAATAAGGCAGCCCAGCGCATGCTCCAGTTACCCGCACGTCCGGGTCAAACTTTTCTCCAATTGTATCCCCATGCTACCAAAACTGGTATTTTTGTTTTTTACCGCGATACCTTTTTATCGGGTAAACCGGGGCGCTACGATGTAAATTATCAGCACGACAGACTCGACAACTATTTTCAACTAGCCGCCCAACGAAGCGGACAAGGATTAATAGTAAGTTTTTCAGATACTTCTGACCACGACCGTACTGCCGTGGAACAAGCCTTGCGCGAAAGTCAGGTTCGGGAACGGGAAGCACGGTCTGATGCCGATCTGCAACGGGAACAACTCAAGAATATCTTCATGCAGGCCCCAGCTATGGTTTGCATTTTTGAAGGCCCTAACCACGTGTTTAAACTGGTAAATCCGGCTTACCAGCAACTCGTAGGCAATCGGTCGCTGCTAGGCAAACCTATTGCCGAAGCCATGCCCGAATTAGCCGGGCAACCTATTTTTGGTTTATTAGATAAAGTATACCAAACCGGCGAAACGTTTCAAGCCAACGAAATGCTGGTTCAATTGGACCACGATAATTCGGGCGGTGATCTGGGTCAGAATTATTATAATTTTATTTACCAGGCTACCCGCAATTTAGAAGGTAACATTAGTGGCATTATGGTGTTTGCCTACGAAGTAACAGCGCAGGTGCGGGCCCGTCGCCAGGTTGAATACAGCCACCAGGAAGTACAGGAACTTAACGAAGAATTACAGGCGCTCAACGAAGAACTACAAACTACCAACGAAGAGTTAGTTGCCACCAACGAAGAGTATTACAATAATTACGCAGAGTTGTTAGATACCCAACAAGCCCTGCAGCAACTAAACGAAGAATTAGAGGCCCGAGTAATTGACCGCACCATTGCCTTACAAGCTGCCTTGTGGGAAACAGAGCAGCAACGGGAACATTTACGAGAGCAACAGAGCCGCCTCCACCAAATTTTAGGACAAGTACCGGCCAGCATTGCCACCTTAGAGGGCGCAGAGCACCGTTACACGTTTTTTAATGATTCTTTTCAGGCGTTATCTGGCAATCGCATTCAACTCGGACGCACTGTGGCGGAAGTTTTTCCGGAAGTGGTGGAACAAGGCTTTATTGATTTATTAAACCAGGTATATACCACCGGGCAACCTGTTATTGGTATAGAAACCCCCATTCAACTTTTTGACCCAGGTACGGGCAATAACGAACAACAGTACGCCGATTTTATTTATCAGCCTATAAGAAACGGGGCAGGCCAAATTCAAGGAATTCTAGCCTTTATTGTGGACGTTACAGATAAAGTGCATGCCCAACAACGCGCCGATTCTTTGCAAGCTGAAGTATTAGCTACCACCAAGCGGCAAGTGCAGGAACGGGAAGCATTTTACCAGGTTTTTGAACAAACACCAGCCAGCATTGTTTTGCTGCGCGGACCGGAACATCGTGTAGATTACCACAACCAAGCTTACCAGCAGCTCTTCCCGGGCCGCTCTATGCGCGGACGTACTATTGCCGAAATTCAGCCGGAAGCGGTAGATCAGGGCTTTGTGGCATTACTGGATAGAGTATATCAAACCGGGGAAACTTATTACGGAAATGAGTTGCTGCTTACTATTGAGGAAGTAAAGAACTCGGTTAAAAAAGATAGATATTTTAATTTTACATATCAGCCCTACCGGGAGAATAATCAAATTGCCGGTATTTCGGTCTTTGCTTACGATGTAACAGAGCAAGTTTTAGCCCGCCGGGAAGCCGACCAGCAACGTAAAATATTGCACCAGTTGTTTATGGAAGCCCCGGCCCCAATTGTTATTCTGGATGGGGCTGACTTAGTTTTCCAATTAGTAAACCCAGCTTACCAGCAAATATTTCCGGGCAGAGAGCTCTTGGGTAAAAGCTTGCTGGAGGCTCTCCCGGAGTTAAAGGAAACTCCTATTATTGACATTATAACTAAGGTTCATCAATCGGGAGAATCTTTCGTGGCTCAGGAAATGCCCTTAATGCTAGCCCGCCAACATGGAGGACCACTGGAGCAAATTTACACTACCTTTACGTATCAAGCCCGCCGCAACAGTCTAGGAGAAGTAGATGGAGTAATGGCTTTCGCCTACGAAGTAACCGATCAGGTAAAGGCACGCCAGTCAATTGAAGCCAATGCCCAACAACTACAACTTATAACCGATGCTTTACCGGTGCTCATCAGCTACCTCGACCGGGAGGAAAAATACCGATTTGTAAACCAAGCTTACGAGGCATGGTTCCAGCAAAAACCAGAAAATTTATTAAATCGTCCAATTTGGGAGGTAGTAGGCGAAAAGGCCTACCAAGGAGTGAAGTCATATATTGATCGGGCGCTGGCCGGTGAACGATTGAATTTTGAAGCCCGCATGCCTTACCGTGACAATTTTACTAAATACATTCGCACCAGTTATGTGCCGCATATTCGGGAAGGCGAAGTAGTTGGGTTTTACAGCATGGTTTCGGACATAACAGATCAGGTAGAAGCGCAACAGGCTATTAAAGAAAGTGAGCAGCAAGCCAAAAGCCTGGCCGAAGATTTAGCAACAGTAAACTCTGAACTCCGGCAAGCCAACCAGCAACTCACGCGTATTAACGTAGATTTAGATAACTTTATTTATACAGCTTCTCACGACTTAAAAGCCCCTATTCTGAACATTGAAGGGCTGGTAGAAGCATTGCTGGAACAGTTACCACCAACAAGTTTACAGGAAATTTCGGTGCAACGCACTTTAGCTTTAATTCTAGATTCGGTGCAACGTTTTAAACGCACCATTGATCATTTAACCGAAATCACAAAATTACAAAAAGAAAATAGTGAAGAAGCTTCGCCGGTGAACTTGGCTGCCTTATTAAATGAAGTGCAATTAGACCTGGCTCCAATTATGGAAGCGGCTCAGGCCCAAATAGTAATAGATATAAGCCTTTGCCCAACCATTCGTTTTTCTGAAAAAAACCTGCGTAGCATTGTTTACAATTTGGTTTCTAACGCTATCAAATACCACTCCCCCGACCGGCTACCCAAAGTGCGGGTATTTTGTACTTTAACAGATAATTACCAAATATTATCGGTGCAGGATAATGGTTTAGGGTTAGATTTAGCGCAACAACACAAACTTTTTGCTATGTTTAAGCGATTGCATAATCACGTAGAAGGTACTGGTATTGGTTTATACATGGTAAAAAAAATTATTGAAAATGCTGGCGGTAAAATACAAGTAGAAAGTAAATTGGGCGAAGGTTCTACCTTTCATGTTTATTTTGTACGTAGTCTTTAA
- a CDS encoding toll/interleukin-1 receptor domain-containing protein encodes MNRIKVFLASSIELKEDRKEFEIFINRKNNSWSNKGMYLELMIWEDFLDSLSQTRLQDEYNKAIKVCDIFVMLFHSKVGKYTQEEFEIALSEFSKKGKPIIFTYFKDIPTTENSNENDAISLRVFQERLKQLGHFPPTYKNNEGLREHFNKQLDKLSENGFIELQTQASNKKGIKVTIANSKNVNTGNISAGGNISFGDNTTNNI; translated from the coding sequence ATGAACAGAATAAAAGTATTTTTAGCTTCTTCTATTGAATTAAAAGAAGATCGTAAAGAATTTGAAATCTTTATTAATAGAAAAAACAATTCCTGGTCTAATAAAGGCATGTATCTTGAACTTATGATCTGGGAGGATTTCTTAGACTCGCTCTCTCAAACTCGTTTGCAGGACGAGTATAATAAAGCAATCAAAGTGTGTGATATTTTTGTAATGTTGTTTCATTCAAAAGTAGGTAAGTATACTCAAGAAGAATTTGAAATTGCATTGAGTGAATTTAGCAAAAAGGGGAAACCTATCATTTTTACTTACTTTAAAGATATTCCTACTACGGAAAATTCAAATGAGAATGATGCAATAAGCCTCCGTGTCTTTCAAGAAAGATTAAAGCAATTAGGTCATTTTCCGCCTACATATAAAAATAATGAAGGATTACGGGAGCACTTCAATAAGCAATTAGACAAACTTTCAGAAAATGGTTTTATAGAATTACAAACACAAGCCAGTAATAAAAAGGGTATTAAAGTTACTATCGCCAATAGTAAAAATGTAAATACTGGAAATATTAGTGCGGGCGGAAATATCTCTTTCGGTGACAATACAACTAATAATATATGA
- a CDS encoding ribonuclease H-like domain-containing protein yields the protein MFAQLKLEDLLFIDIETVPGQPSYADLDERFQELWAIKSRQLAKIEPDPADIYERAGLHAEFGKIVCISIGILRETTDGQFTMRLKSFCNANEKELLEDLCDLLNTKFTGKSHCLCGHNIREFDIPYLCRRMLVNDICLPKLVDCTGLKPWEISHLDTLHLWRFGDSRSFVSLDLLAALFNIPSPKSDMSGSEVGRVFYEEKDLNRISRYCEQDVVTVAQLLLRFKSLPMLRPEDIQFT from the coding sequence ATGTTCGCACAGCTTAAACTGGAAGACCTGCTTTTTATTGATATTGAAACGGTACCCGGACAACCCAGTTATGCCGACCTCGACGAACGTTTTCAGGAGCTATGGGCGATTAAATCGCGGCAATTGGCTAAAATAGAACCCGATCCGGCTGATATTTACGAACGGGCGGGGCTTCACGCGGAGTTCGGCAAAATAGTGTGTATTTCCATTGGGATTTTGCGCGAAACCACCGATGGCCAATTCACCATGCGCCTGAAATCGTTTTGTAATGCCAACGAAAAAGAGCTACTCGAAGACTTATGCGATTTATTAAATACCAAATTTACGGGTAAAAGCCATTGTTTGTGCGGTCATAATATCCGCGAGTTTGATATTCCGTATTTATGCCGCCGTATGCTGGTGAACGATATTTGCCTGCCTAAATTAGTAGATTGTACTGGCCTTAAACCCTGGGAAATTTCGCACCTGGATACCTTGCATCTTTGGCGTTTTGGGGATAGCCGCAGCTTTGTTTCTTTAGACTTGCTGGCTGCCCTTTTTAACATTCCCAGTCCTAAAAGCGACATGAGCGGTTCGGAAGTAGGCCGGGTATTTTACGAAGAAAAAGATTTAAACCGGATTAGCCGGTATTGCGAGCAGGATGTAGTTACGGTAGCGCAATTACTATTGCGGTTTAAAAGTTTACCCATGCTCCGGCCCGAAGATATCCAATTTACTTAA
- a CDS encoding tetratricopeptide repeat protein, with protein sequence MIINSSQNVNTGSIDANGNVIIGNGNIVINLKEATEYKELQEQIDKLNLRYNTVSDYFNKYKDESFVLELSQINAERLTLQQKLDILKNEIIKLAEEFNRIPINTERLRLAKAHFEAGEFKEARAVLNAEKMATELEALLKEKGNLQQKIDDNKQKLRDKASEYLILARLTSFDFSLLNRFEKAIEYYKKSLDAALSNDNLLSYGRFLLEHNQLEAAQSLYTKFLEVFSDATVIDPQDFEGFKSSIAASLIDLARVLTAKGEQETALNVCEEALKIYSNLANNNSNNYQLSIAVSLTNSANILAELNKLDKALLLGTKAYNIYKDLAKLNLQDIQSGVASSANNLAIILAENERIDEAVTLCNEALTIRRKLVLDKNNSQNVHSFQANVAESLTNLGRVLTAKDRPNSFEFNAAEKAYIEALEIYRNLATFNPNAYKLDVVTVAVNLSLFYLGTDPNSNKSLVLAREAAECALPFTKFHLSARKSMFYIEIVINEYGLDFNSFLQDIQNKKNN encoded by the coding sequence ATGATTATAAATAGTAGCCAAAATGTAAATACAGGTAGTATTGATGCAAATGGCAACGTAATAATTGGCAACGGAAACATCGTCATTAATCTAAAAGAAGCAACTGAGTATAAAGAACTACAAGAACAAATTGATAAGTTAAATTTACGCTATAATACTGTTTCTGACTATTTCAATAAATATAAAGATGAAAGCTTTGTATTGGAATTATCACAAATAAATGCAGAACGCCTTACTTTACAACAGAAATTAGATATCTTAAAAAATGAAATAATAAAATTAGCGGAAGAATTTAATAGAATACCTATTAACACGGAGCGTCTGCGTTTGGCAAAAGCCCATTTTGAAGCAGGAGAATTTAAGGAAGCTCGAGCTGTATTAAATGCAGAGAAGATGGCTACAGAATTAGAAGCCCTGCTAAAAGAGAAGGGAAATCTACAGCAAAAAATAGATGACAATAAACAGAAATTACGGGATAAAGCTTCCGAATACCTTATTTTAGCTCGTCTTACTTCTTTTGATTTCTCACTTCTGAACCGTTTTGAAAAAGCTATAGAATATTATAAAAAATCATTAGATGCTGCTCTATCCAACGATAATTTACTTTCCTATGGCAGGTTTTTACTAGAGCATAATCAGCTTGAAGCAGCACAATCATTATATACTAAGTTCTTAGAAGTATTTAGTGATGCAACAGTTATTGATCCACAAGATTTTGAGGGATTTAAGTCGAGCATAGCAGCATCGCTTATTGATCTAGCTAGGGTGCTTACAGCAAAAGGCGAACAGGAGACAGCCTTAAATGTTTGTGAAGAAGCCTTAAAGATATATAGTAACTTAGCCAATAATAATTCAAATAACTACCAATTAAGTATAGCAGTCTCGTTAACCAATTCGGCTAATATTTTAGCCGAATTAAACAAACTTGATAAAGCTTTACTTTTAGGTACTAAAGCTTATAATATTTATAAAGATTTAGCTAAACTCAATCTTCAGGATATTCAATCTGGTGTAGCATCATCAGCAAACAATCTAGCCATAATATTAGCTGAGAATGAAAGAATCGATGAAGCTGTAACACTCTGCAATGAAGCCTTAACAATAAGAAGAAAATTAGTATTAGATAAAAACAATTCCCAAAATGTACATTCATTTCAAGCAAATGTAGCTGAGTCATTAACTAATTTAGGTCGTGTACTCACAGCAAAGGACCGTCCTAATTCTTTCGAATTTAATGCTGCTGAGAAAGCATATATTGAAGCTTTAGAGATATACAGAAATTTAGCCACATTTAATCCAAATGCATACAAACTTGATGTAGTAACAGTAGCTGTAAATTTAAGTTTATTTTACTTGGGTACGGATCCCAATAGCAATAAGTCCTTGGTACTTGCTCGAGAAGCAGCAGAATGTGCTTTGCCTTTTACTAAATTCCATTTAAGTGCCCGTAAATCAATGTTCTATATAGAAATAGTTATTAATGAGTATGGATTAGATTTTAATTCCTTTTTACAAGATATTCAAAATAAAAAGAATAATTAA
- a CDS encoding sulfurtransferase: protein MRTFVHLRSLNKKDKKNMTPIVYPDELILLAQNPEVVLVDARTGPGVKEKYQNLHLQKARFVDLEQDLSEKKANAAEGGRHPLPQAEKFAGVLGQLGITPESHVVVYDDKNGANAAARFWWMLKAMGHEKLQVLNGGMEAAIAAGYPTTHTAEELPTTPTTYPVQNWQLPTVNLSDVEKVTQRTDFIVIDVREAERYRGEKEPIDLVAGHIPGAVNIPFSTNLDQNGFYLPADELKTKYSEALGNTDPSQVIVHCGSGVTACHTLLAMAYAGLEIPSLYVGSWSEWSRNNKPIATEV from the coding sequence ATGCGTACTTTCGTTCATCTGCGTTCCCTTAACAAAAAAGATAAAAAGAACATGACACCCATTGTTTACCCAGATGAACTAATCTTACTCGCGCAAAATCCCGAAGTAGTATTGGTAGATGCCCGTACTGGCCCGGGAGTGAAAGAAAAATACCAGAACCTGCATTTACAAAAAGCTAGGTTCGTAGACTTAGAACAAGACCTTTCGGAGAAAAAAGCCAATGCCGCCGAAGGAGGCCGTCATCCCCTACCTCAAGCTGAAAAATTCGCCGGAGTTTTAGGTCAGTTAGGAATTACGCCGGAAAGTCATGTAGTTGTTTACGATGATAAAAATGGCGCCAATGCCGCTGCCCGTTTCTGGTGGATGTTAAAAGCAATGGGACACGAAAAATTACAAGTGCTCAATGGCGGTATGGAAGCGGCTATTGCGGCAGGGTACCCAACTACTCATACCGCTGAAGAACTACCAACTACTCCAACCACTTATCCCGTACAAAACTGGCAATTACCCACGGTTAATCTAAGCGACGTAGAGAAAGTCACCCAGCGTACTGACTTTATAGTAATAGACGTGCGGGAAGCAGAGCGCTACCGGGGTGAAAAAGAACCTATTGATTTAGTTGCCGGTCATATTCCGGGAGCAGTTAATATTCCTTTCAGCACCAATTTAGACCAAAACGGTTTTTACTTACCCGCCGACGAACTAAAAACAAAATACTCCGAAGCCTTGGGAAATACAGATCCTAGCCAGGTAATTGTCCACTGCGGTTCTGGGGTAACGGCTTGTCATACCTTATTGGCTATGGCTTACGCAGGGCTGGAAATACCTTCACTTTACGTAGGTTCCTGGAGTGAGTGGTCGCGGAACAATAAACCTATTGCTACAGAGGTCTAA
- a CDS encoding DUF72 domain-containing protein: MAKAHKIWVGCSGWHYKHWKGIYYPAGTPQPEFLNFYLQDFSTVEINNSFYRLPTPETFANWYQSVPEDFLFAVKASRFITHMKKLKDPQQSFSKFMENVAILREKLGPILFQLPPNWQCDIVRFEGFLQALPPYFRYTFEFRDHSWYNENVYELLQIYQATFCIYDLEYHVSPILVTSNFVYIRLHGPLNKYDGSYSEETLQEWAKRCKTWQQEGKEVFVYFDNDMHGYAPFNARRLQELVQE; the protein is encoded by the coding sequence ATGGCAAAGGCGCATAAAATTTGGGTGGGTTGTTCGGGTTGGCACTACAAACATTGGAAAGGTATATATTATCCGGCGGGTACGCCGCAGCCCGAATTTTTAAATTTTTACTTGCAGGATTTTAGTACCGTCGAAATTAATAATTCGTTTTACCGCCTGCCCACTCCCGAAACTTTTGCCAACTGGTACCAATCGGTACCCGAAGATTTTTTGTTTGCGGTAAAAGCAAGTCGGTTTATTACGCACATGAAAAAGCTAAAAGATCCACAACAATCTTTTAGTAAATTTATGGAGAATGTGGCCATATTACGCGAAAAATTAGGGCCTATCTTATTTCAGCTACCTCCAAATTGGCAATGCGACATTGTTCGTTTTGAAGGTTTTCTGCAAGCCTTACCGCCTTATTTCCGTTACACTTTCGAGTTTCGGGATCATTCCTGGTACAATGAGAACGTCTACGAATTATTGCAAATTTACCAAGCCACCTTTTGCATTTATGATTTAGAGTACCATGTATCTCCCATACTTGTTACTTCCAATTTTGTGTACATCCGGCTACACGGCCCCTTAAATAAGTACGATGGCAGTTACTCCGAAGAAACTTTACAAGAATGGGCGAAACGTTGTAAAACCTGGCAGCAGGAAGGTAAAGAGGTATTCGTGTACTTTGATAACGACATGCACGGCTACGCACCCTTTAACGCCCGTCGTTTACAAGAATTAGTGCAGGAATAA
- a CDS encoding YceI family protein — MKTLFLGLLTFFSLFLPSIFKDTVKYNYDIDTSKSVIEWSGSSPKVTHQGSFDVSCEGMEVVDGQVKSGTFVIPISSIKNFDLPKALRPVLLKHLKSEDFFNLALFPEAKFEITEVQPLENMSEGGISGANAQVTGNFTMLGKTNPLTFPAKIDLLENQIGVEATFKLDRTQWGMHYAADPELKNRHIYPEVAIHLKVLGNRN, encoded by the coding sequence ATGAAAACCCTGTTTTTAGGTTTACTTACTTTCTTTAGCTTGTTTTTACCTAGTATTTTTAAAGATACGGTTAAATATAACTATGACATCGATACCAGTAAATCTGTAATAGAATGGTCTGGCTCGAGCCCAAAAGTTACGCACCAGGGTTCGTTTGATGTGAGCTGCGAAGGCATGGAAGTAGTAGATGGCCAAGTGAAAAGCGGCACTTTTGTGATTCCTATTTCTTCTATTAAAAACTTTGATCTACCAAAGGCTTTAAGACCGGTTTTACTCAAGCATTTAAAAAGTGAAGATTTTTTTAACCTGGCTTTATTTCCTGAAGCAAAATTTGAAATAACTGAGGTACAACCATTAGAAAATATGTCGGAAGGAGGCATATCCGGAGCCAACGCTCAGGTAACTGGTAACTTTACAATGTTAGGTAAAACTAACCCGTTAACTTTTCCCGCAAAAATCGATTTACTGGAAAATCAAATTGGCGTTGAAGCCACCTTTAAACTGGATCGTACCCAATGGGGCATGCACTACGCAGCCGATCCCGAACTTAAAAACCGCCACATATACCCGGAGGTAGCCATTCACCTGAAGGTTTTAGGGAATAGAAATTAA